The nucleotide window GCGTCGGCTGCCGCTGCATCCTGAAGGCTCAGATGTCCTGATCGATGTCGCTCGGCGTTGTCGAGTGCGCTGCGATCACGGCAATGCGACCGTTCTGAAGATTGGCTGCTACGAAGTCGCGCACGTCTTGAACGGTGATCCCGCTGCTGCCAACCCAGCCCTTCTTGACTAGCTCGGCGAACTGGTCGTTGCTGAGCCAGCGGCGGAGGTTGTCGTGGGTGACTGCGCCGCCCCCACGAGGCCCGATGAGTTGGCCGCCGTCGTGGAGCCGTTTGAGAAACTCCGATGGCACGTAGAGGCCGCGTGTCAGGTCGGCTTCTCGAAGCGGTGCAACGACTGGGTAGGCGAATTTAGTGAAGGTAGAGCCGGGTCCGAGTCGGTATGCGATCGGGTCTGTCCCGCTGGCAGAGGCTTGTCCGAAGACGTCGAAGGCAACCATGCGCTTCAACTGATCCGGCAGTCGTTGGTCCACGCCTGCAATGCGAAGACGGCCCTCGGCTTCCATGCGCTTGTACTGCACCACGACGAAGCAGTCGTAGTCGTGGCTGTAGTAGATGAGGTCAACGCCAGTCGCGGACTCGATTCCGGTGGCGTTGACGTTCATGACGTCGAGAGTGTGCTCGCGATCTGTGAATCGGACGATGTCCTCGCGCTGCGGCTCGGCATCCATGCCGGGGAAGTTGCGCAAGTCGTTGTCGATGAGACTCGCCTCTGACGGGGCGAGCCGCAGCTCGGCCAATGGGCTCTCGCCCGGCATTGGTGCTGTGCGCATCGGTGCGAGATCCATGTTGCTGAACATCAACGCTGTGCCGATGGCGTTGGTGTGATCCTGCCGGACTTCGTCGGCCAGGCGTGGCAACATCCACTCCGGCCGTCCGTCATCTGACGGCCACTCGCCAGCGCCGATCCGCGCTTGGATGGCCGTCCGTAGGGCGTTCGATGCCGCAGGTGAGAGTGACCCTCCCCGGCGGCGGGCGGCAAGCTCCTGAACGGCGTCGGCTGAGCGCCCAAGTTCGGCCGAGAGTCCAGTCAGGAGGATTGGGGTCCCTAACTCCCTGACTGCACTGAGCACCCACGTCGCGTCCAGATTGGTACGCGCGCCTCCTGACCTGACGAGCCCGAGGTGCGAGATGACGACCTCACCCTCGATGTTGTCAGTGACGAGGACCGCTACCCGCCCCAACCCTGGGCTGTCGACCCCACGGTCAGCGGCAAAGCTGATGGCCTCGCGTCCACGGACGAGCTGCTCGTCGAGCTCCGCCGCCGTGAGCACAATGACGTGCAGGCGATGGGAAGCGGAGTCGGACATGCTGACCATTCTCCCATCGGGCTAGACCCGAGGTCGGCGGCGCGTGTCCGGTTCCTGCCGACTCTGTCGGTCGTCACCGATAGGTTTGATCGCAGGTCGTGGCGCTTCGGCGCCGCTTAGTCATGCTCGGGGACGGGCAGAGGGGTCGTTGTAGTGCAGAGCTTAAGCTGATCGAGGTGGCGTTACCGCTGGAGGCGATCAACCGCGAGTCGGCCCGTGAGAACTACATCTACCGGGGCAACCCCAGCGCGGTTCACAAGTGGTGGTCGCAGAAGCCTCTGGCGACCTCGCGGGCCGTGCTCTTTGCGCAACTCGTTCGACGATCCTTCGTCGCGACCCGACGAATTCCCGACTGAAGCGCTCCAGCGAACTGAGCGCGAACGGCTCCACTCGCTGTTAGAGCGACTGGTCGTGTGGGAGAACGCTTCCGACGGCGAACTTCTCGCTGAAGCCCACGCTGAAATTCTTGAAGTCTTCGAACGGCAAGTTACCGATCATCCTCGATCCCTTCGCCGGTGGCGGGACCATTCCGCTGGAAGCGCAGCGCCTGGGACTTGAGGTGGTCGGCGCGGATCTCAATCCGGTCGCCGTTCTTATTGGTCGAGGGCTTCTCGAGTATCCGGCCGTCTTCGCGGACCGTGGCCCTGCATTTCCAGGGCTTGCGGAGTCTGAGATTCGTGTCTGGACAGGGGCGGCGGGCTTGGCTGCAGACGTCCGAGCGTATGGTGACTGGATCCGCTCCCAAGCGGTTCAACGGCTTGCCAGCGACTATCCCGCCGTGGACGGCAAACGCCCAATCGCGTACCTGTGGACCAGGTCGGTCACGTGTCCGAACCCTGCATGCGGCATCGAGATGCCACTGGTCAGCAAGTGGTGGGTCAGCAAGCGCAAGAATCGCAAGATCCACGTCGTACCGCGCGTAGTTCAGGATCCCACTTGCCCATCGGGCCAACGGGTCTCCTTCGAACTGGTAACGCAAGGAGATCCGCCCAATGCGACAGTTGGTCGCACTGGGGCGTCTTGCGTCGCTTGTGCCGCGGCGGTGCCCCTCAATTATGTCCGCTCCGAAGGACAGGCGGGCAGACTCAAAAGTCTTCTGATGTGTGTTGTCACCGAGGGTGATCGGCTTCGTGAGTATTGGCCCGCCGATGACCTTCAGATCACCGCGGCCGATGTCGCCCGTCCTGATGACGTTCCGACAGGGGCGTTGCCGATGAACCCCCGTGACTTCAAGACGCCGAATTACGGCATGTCAACGTGGGCCGACTTGTTTACGAACCGTCAGCTGCGGGCGTTGACGGTGTTCAGCGACCTAATCGGGGAAGCGCATGCGAGAGTTCTTGCCGACTGTGGTGACGCGAAGTATGCGGCTGCGGTGGCGACGTACCTAGCGTTCGCGCTCAGCAAGATCACCGACTATGTGA belongs to Nocardioides sp. and includes:
- a CDS encoding DUF1156 domain-containing protein; the encoded protein is MALPLEAINRESARENYIYRGNPSAVHKWWSQKPLATSRAVLFAQLVRRSFVATRRIPD